The nucleotide sequence TTTATCCAACTTGAGAAAACATTTACCAATGCCTTTGAAGCTTTGGATTACCTGCAAAACAATCCAGTAGAACTGATATTCTTGGACATAAAAATGCCTGATATCTCTGGAATGGAATTTGCAACTCTTCCAGCCAATAAACCCATGATTATCTTTACCACTGCCTATTCTGAGCATGCAGTAAAAAGTTTTGAGTTGGACGCTATAGACTACCTGTTGAAGCCGTTTTCCCTAGCCAGATTTACCAAAGCCTGTACTAAGGCCAATGAATTATGGATATTAAAAAACAGGAAAGAAACAGAAAAAAATTCCTTATTCCTGAAAACAGGCTACGAACAGGTAAAAATACTACTGAGCGAAATCCTGTTTTTGGAGGCCTCTGGAAATTATGTCACCTTTCAAACCAAAGAAAACAAAATCATGAGCAGAATGACTTTTCAAGAAGCTGAAAAGCTACTGTCTGAATCATTTTTTAGAATCCATCGCTCCTTTATTGTTCACAAAGACAAAATTGAAAAAATAGAGAGACATCAGGTCACTATTGGAAAACATAAAATCCCTATCGGCAGCAATTACGCTGGAAACCTTGAATCAATCAATTAATCAAAATGACCGCCTTGGAAAATCCTGGTGGTCATTTTGATTAAAAAACTTTCTCACAATCTATTTATTATCAATGATTTAAAAAAATCACGAAATCAGTTTTTTTAGCTTACTCCCATTCTTGTTCTTAAGCAACAGTCATTGCCCCATATCTTCCATTTGGACTTATTCAAAGATATATTCCTGATCTTATAACATACAGACCACAAGTAGAGGAATTTGCTGAATTCGTAAATCGTTGCGCTACCGAGACAGTGGCATTGACCTCTTCTGAAGCCCTAATCTTCGCACAGCAAAATAATTGGTCAAACCATCAGCAACATCACATTCAAAATGCTCCTCCTCATTTGTAGCATAAAAAAAGTGATCAGCGAGCTTTTTATAGAAAACAAACTAAAATGATTAATTTTACAGGGCTATTGCCCTAATGAGAAAATCTTTTCGTTTAGGAATAATTAACATTTTACACTATATGCAAATATTTAATAGGTTAACACTGTGTTCCCTCTGTTTCAGCTTAACTAGCCTTGGTGCCCTGGGACAAAAAGCCAATATTTATCACAAAGATTGGATTGATTTCAATAAAAACGGTCAAAAGGATATTTTCGAGGACCCCAATCAATATATTGAACGACGTGTCGAGGACCTATTGAGCCAAATGACATTAGAGGAAAAGACATGCCAAACGGCCACCTTATATGGCTATAAAAGGGTACTGGCAGATGAATTACCCACCAAAGAATGGAAAAATGAAATATGGAAAGATGGCATAGCCAATATTGATGAGCAGCTCAATGGCCTAAAAGAAACACCATATTCTTACCCTTTCAGTAAGCATGCAGAGGCCATTAATACTATTCAGCGTTGGTTCATCGAAGAAACCCGCCTGGGGATTCCCGTAGATTTTACCAACGAAGCCATTCACGGATTAAATCATGACCATGCGACCCCACTACCTGCTCCCATATCGATTGGGAGTACTTGGAACAAAAAACTGGTAAGACAAGCAGGAAGCATCGCTGGTAGGGAAGCCAAAGCATTGGGCTACACTAATATATACGCTCCAATCCTTGACTTGGCCAGAGATCCGAGATGGGGACGCGTATTGGAGTGTTACGGTGAAGAGCCTTTCCATGTAGCATCAATGGGACAACAAATGGTAGAAGGAATTCAGTCCCAAGGTTTAGGAGCTACTCTAAAACACTACGCAGTATATAGTGTACCAAAGGGAGGCAGAGATGGCTATGCCAGAACCGATCCCCATGTAGCTCCCAGAGAAATGCACCAGTTACACCTTTTCCCCTATCGCAAAATCATCAAAGAATCCAAGCCTGTAGGGGTAATGAGCAGCTATAACGACTGGGATGGAGTACCCGTCAGTGCCAGTTATTATTTCCTTACAGAACTGCTCAGGCATCAATTTGGCTTCAACGGATATGTTGTGTCAGACAGTGAGGCAGTGGAATTTGTGCACAGCAAACATCACGTAGCAGTCGATTACAAAGATGCCGTCCGCCAAGTGGCAGAAGCGGGCCTGAATGTACGAACCCATTTTACTCCACCACAGGATTATATTCTTCCCCTCAGAGAATTGGTCAAGGAAGGACGCCTCTCGATGGAAACCTTGGACAGAAACGTAGCTGACGTCCTCAGGGTGAAATTCCAATTGGGGCTTTTTGATGCGCCCTATGTAAAAGACCCAAAAGCCGCGGACAAAATAGTGGCCGCTCCTGATACGGAAGACTTTGTTTTAAACATGGCACGTGAATCACTCGTGCTACTTAAAAATGAAGCAGACCTATTGCCATTGAAATTAAATTCTCTCAACAATATTTTGGTTACAGGACCACTAGCTGAAGATGAAAGTGTCTATGTAAGTCGCTATGGCCCACAAAATCTTGAAAATATCAATATACCGGAAGGCATCCAGCAGTATGTCGGGGATGCCGCTAAGGTAAATTATGAAAAAGGTTGTGAAGTGGTGGATGAGAACTGGCCTGAAAGTGAGATCATTCCTACTCCCCTGAGCGATAGAGAAAAAGATGACATCCAAAAAGCAGTGATAAAAGCCCAGGATGCCGATGTAGTAATTGCAGTACTAGGACAAGATGAAAAACGCTGTGGAGAGAGCAAATCCCGCACGGGGTTAGGCTTACCAGGAAGGCAGTTGCAACTACTTCAAGCCCTAAAGGAAACAGGCAAACCAATCGTGCTTGTCCTTATCAATGGACAACCGCTGACCATTAATTGGGAAAACAGGTATATCCCTGCCATCTTAGAAGCATGGTTTCCGAATGCAAAAGGAGGGCAAGCAGTGGCAGAAACACTATTTGGAGACTATAATCCTGGAGGCAAACTTCCGGTAACATTTCCGAAAAGCCTGGGCCAAATAGAACTTAACTTCCCGTTTAAGCCTGGCTCCCATGCAGGACAGCCCGGAGCTGGCCCCAATGGTTATGGAAACACCGCCGTCATCGGCCCCCTATATCCCTTTGGCTATGGTCTGAGTTACACCTCTTTTTCTTATGCTAATCTCAATATTAGCCCCGATAAGCAGTATCAACAAGGTCAGATTACTGTAAGTGCCGATATTACCAATTCCGGAAAAATGAAAGGTGATGAAGTAGTCCAGCTTTATATCAGAGACAAAGTCAGCAGCGTAACCACCTATGTCAGCCAGTTAAGGGGC is from Echinicola marina and encodes:
- a CDS encoding LytR/AlgR family response regulator transcription factor, whose amino-acid sequence is MLRAIAIDDEPLALEVIKSHASKVNFIQLEKTFTNAFEALDYLQNNPVELIFLDIKMPDISGMEFATLPANKPMIIFTTAYSEHAVKSFELDAIDYLLKPFSLARFTKACTKANELWILKNRKETEKNSLFLKTGYEQVKILLSEILFLEASGNYVTFQTKENKIMSRMTFQEAEKLLSESFFRIHRSFIVHKDKIEKIERHQVTIGKHKIPIGSNYAGNLESIN
- a CDS encoding glycoside hydrolase family 3 N-terminal domain-containing protein, whose translation is MQIFNRLTLCSLCFSLTSLGALGQKANIYHKDWIDFNKNGQKDIFEDPNQYIERRVEDLLSQMTLEEKTCQTATLYGYKRVLADELPTKEWKNEIWKDGIANIDEQLNGLKETPYSYPFSKHAEAINTIQRWFIEETRLGIPVDFTNEAIHGLNHDHATPLPAPISIGSTWNKKLVRQAGSIAGREAKALGYTNIYAPILDLARDPRWGRVLECYGEEPFHVASMGQQMVEGIQSQGLGATLKHYAVYSVPKGGRDGYARTDPHVAPREMHQLHLFPYRKIIKESKPVGVMSSYNDWDGVPVSASYYFLTELLRHQFGFNGYVVSDSEAVEFVHSKHHVAVDYKDAVRQVAEAGLNVRTHFTPPQDYILPLRELVKEGRLSMETLDRNVADVLRVKFQLGLFDAPYVKDPKAADKIVAAPDTEDFVLNMARESLVLLKNEADLLPLKLNSLNNILVTGPLAEDESVYVSRYGPQNLENINIPEGIQQYVGDAAKVNYEKGCEVVDENWPESEIIPTPLSDREKDDIQKAVIKAQDADVVIAVLGQDEKRCGESKSRTGLGLPGRQLQLLQALKETGKPIVLVLINGQPLTINWENRYIPAILEAWFPNAKGGQAVAETLFGDYNPGGKLPVTFPKSLGQIELNFPFKPGSHAGQPGAGPNGYGNTAVIGPLYPFGYGLSYTSFSYANLNISPDKQYQQGQITVSADITNSGKMKGDEVVQLYIRDKVSSVTTYVSQLRGFERVTLEPGETKTVTFSIGPDDLEILDKNMNWTVEPGSFEVLLGSSSEDIRLQKEFEIIK